One window of Xanthomonas sp. 10-10 genomic DNA carries:
- a CDS encoding ImmA/IrrE family metallo-endopeptidase: MDEGTASRLIGDKKPIGAVLALKLEQIFEVPAEEFLRLQASYDLAVARLKQRPDPEAAQRQLIYGELPLSAMIKRGWLDAPSVRDRSAVNAALTQFFGVETPEQIELLPHAAKRSEVGAVATPTQMAWLYRVKRLASEMVVPAYSEAKGRAASEQLSSLLASASEARKVPRVLAEHGIRFVIVETLPSAKIDGVCLWLSDTAPVIGMSVRFDRIDNFWFVLRHELEHVLRGDGKGGAVVDADLEGAAGGVGSDVSEEERAANLAAAEFLVPKAKMDSFVARKAPFFRSDDIVGFARTLKVHPGLVAGQLQRRIGKYNLFRDHLVKVRSIVIPSAIVDGWGNVAPISEWEIKHGP, translated from the coding sequence TTGGATGAGGGTACTGCGAGTCGACTTATAGGCGACAAGAAGCCGATCGGGGCAGTTCTCGCTCTTAAGCTAGAGCAAATCTTCGAAGTGCCAGCTGAAGAGTTCCTCCGCCTGCAAGCTTCATACGATTTGGCTGTTGCGCGCTTAAAGCAGCGTCCAGACCCAGAGGCGGCGCAGCGTCAGCTAATTTATGGCGAACTCCCACTATCGGCAATGATCAAGCGGGGTTGGCTTGATGCCCCTTCGGTGCGGGATCGCTCGGCCGTCAACGCGGCTTTGACGCAGTTTTTTGGCGTCGAGACACCAGAGCAGATTGAACTTCTTCCGCATGCTGCTAAGCGGTCTGAGGTTGGAGCTGTAGCAACACCAACCCAGATGGCATGGCTTTATCGCGTTAAAAGACTGGCTAGTGAGATGGTCGTCCCTGCTTATTCGGAGGCTAAGGGACGTGCTGCAAGTGAACAGTTAAGTAGTCTCCTCGCGTCGGCGAGCGAGGCGCGCAAGGTCCCACGGGTCCTTGCCGAGCACGGTATTCGCTTCGTTATCGTTGAAACTTTGCCGAGTGCGAAAATTGATGGCGTCTGCCTGTGGCTCTCGGATACTGCGCCGGTGATCGGCATGAGCGTCAGGTTCGATCGCATCGACAACTTTTGGTTCGTTCTTCGACATGAACTCGAACATGTCTTAAGAGGCGACGGCAAAGGTGGAGCCGTTGTCGACGCCGACCTTGAAGGGGCGGCGGGAGGGGTAGGAAGCGATGTATCTGAGGAAGAGCGAGCTGCCAACCTCGCGGCGGCGGAATTCTTAGTGCCTAAGGCTAAGATGGACTCCTTTGTGGCCAGAAAGGCACCTTTCTTCCGCAGCGACGACATTGTCGGATTTGCCCGAACTCTTAAAGTCCATCCGGGTCTAGTTGCGGGCCAGCTACAGCGCAGGATTGGTAAGTACAACCTTTTCAGGGATCACCTGGTGAAAGTTAGGTCGATTGTTATACCTAGTGCGATCGTTGATGGCTGGGGCAACGTTGCCCCGATTTCCGAGTGGGAGATAAAGCATGGCCCGTAA
- the aceE gene encoding pyruvate dehydrogenase (acetyl-transferring), homodimeric type, which produces MNWLNEVLHNDPNPLETQEWLESIKAVIDVEGPERAHQLLEGMVEQTRRAGAYLPFSPTTEYVNTIAPANEAKNPGDSALEWKIRSIIRWNAMATVVRANRKPGDLGGHIASFASSATLYDVGFNHFWRAPSDNHPGDLLFVQGHSAPGIYARAFLEGRISQDQLDNFRMEVDGQGISSYPHPWLMPEFWQTPTVSMGLGPLAAIYQAQFMRYLENRGLIEKSDRKVWCFIGDGESDEPETLGAIALAGREGLDNLIFVVNCNLQRLDGPVRGNGKIIQELEGVFRGGGWNVIKLLWGGYWDALLAKDTNGVLTKLMMETVDGEYQNCKAFGGAYTRENFFGKYPETAAMVAGLSDDDIWRLNRGGHDPHKVYAAYHQAVNTKGMPTVILAKTVKGYGMGSAGEALNPTHQTKKLDDAAVKHFRDRFNIPVTDAQLEDGQVPFYHPGEDSPEVQYLKERRNVLGGFLPQRRPKASKSFVAPTLDKFERLLKDSGERSYSTTMSFVQSLNIALRDKELGPRIVPIVADEARTFGMEGMFRQIGIYAPFGQKYKPVDADQLMYYREDQTGQVLQQGISEPGAIASWMAAGTSYSVSDVPMLPFYIYYSMFGFQRVGDIAWQAADMRTRGFLLGGTAGRTTLNGEGLQHEDGFSQVIAGSIPNVRSYDPTFGFEVTVIMQHGMKAMMEDQIDEYYYITLMNENYAHPGMPDGAAEGIIKGMYLLKDAGKPKKGELRVQLLGSGTILREAIAAAELLDKDFGVTADIWSCPSLNEVRRDGYAVERWNRLHPEAEQRKPYVTQLLEGRQGPAIAATDYVRAFADQIRAFVPMTYTVLGTDGFGRSDTRANLRRFFEVDRYYIAHAAIAALAKDGKMTGKDVARAIKQYKIDPEKANPVGV; this is translated from the coding sequence ATGAACTGGTTGAACGAAGTGCTGCACAACGATCCGAACCCGCTCGAGACGCAGGAGTGGCTCGAATCGATCAAGGCCGTCATCGACGTCGAAGGCCCTGAGCGCGCCCATCAGCTGCTGGAAGGCATGGTCGAACAGACCCGCCGCGCCGGCGCTTACCTGCCGTTCTCGCCCACCACCGAGTACGTCAACACCATCGCACCGGCCAACGAGGCCAAGAACCCCGGCGACTCCGCGCTGGAGTGGAAGATCCGCTCGATCATCCGCTGGAACGCCATGGCCACCGTCGTGCGGGCCAACCGCAAGCCGGGCGACCTGGGCGGCCACATCGCCTCGTTCGCTTCCAGCGCCACGCTGTACGACGTGGGCTTCAACCACTTCTGGCGCGCGCCCTCGGACAATCACCCGGGCGACCTGCTGTTCGTCCAGGGCCACAGCGCCCCGGGCATCTACGCCCGCGCCTTCCTGGAAGGCCGCATCAGCCAGGACCAGCTGGACAACTTCCGCATGGAAGTGGACGGCCAGGGCATCTCCTCCTACCCGCACCCGTGGCTGATGCCCGAGTTCTGGCAGACCCCCACCGTGTCGATGGGCCTGGGCCCGCTGGCCGCCATCTACCAGGCGCAGTTCATGCGCTACCTGGAAAACCGTGGCCTGATCGAGAAGTCCGACCGCAAGGTGTGGTGCTTCATCGGCGACGGCGAGTCTGATGAGCCGGAAACCCTCGGCGCCATCGCCCTGGCCGGCCGCGAAGGCCTGGACAACCTGATCTTCGTGGTCAACTGCAACCTGCAGCGCCTGGACGGCCCGGTGCGCGGCAACGGCAAGATCATCCAGGAACTGGAAGGCGTGTTCCGTGGCGGCGGCTGGAACGTCATCAAGCTGCTCTGGGGCGGCTACTGGGACGCCCTGCTGGCCAAGGACACCAATGGTGTGCTGACCAAGCTGATGATGGAAACCGTCGACGGCGAATACCAGAACTGCAAGGCCTTCGGCGGCGCCTACACCCGCGAGAATTTCTTCGGCAAGTACCCGGAGACCGCGGCCATGGTCGCCGGCCTGTCCGACGACGACATCTGGCGCCTGAACCGTGGCGGCCACGACCCGCACAAGGTGTACGCCGCCTACCACCAGGCCGTGAACACCAAGGGCATGCCCACCGTGATCCTGGCCAAGACGGTCAAGGGCTACGGCATGGGTTCGGCCGGTGAGGCGCTCAACCCCACCCACCAGACCAAGAAGCTGGATGACGCGGCGGTCAAGCACTTCCGCGACCGCTTCAACATCCCGGTGACCGACGCCCAGCTGGAAGACGGCCAGGTGCCGTTCTACCACCCTGGCGAAGACTCCCCGGAAGTGCAGTACCTCAAGGAACGCCGCAACGTGCTGGGTGGCTTCCTGCCGCAGCGCCGTCCCAAGGCCAGCAAGTCGTTCGTCGCGCCCACGCTCGACAAGTTCGAGCGCCTGCTCAAGGACAGCGGCGAGCGCAGCTATTCCACCACCATGTCCTTCGTGCAGAGCCTCAACATCGCCCTGCGCGACAAGGAACTGGGCCCGCGCATCGTGCCGATCGTGGCCGATGAGGCGCGCACCTTCGGTATGGAGGGCATGTTCCGCCAGATCGGCATCTATGCCCCGTTCGGCCAGAAGTACAAGCCGGTCGATGCCGATCAGCTGATGTACTACCGCGAAGACCAGACCGGCCAGGTGCTGCAGCAGGGCATCAGCGAGCCGGGCGCCATCGCTTCGTGGATGGCCGCCGGCACCAGCTACTCGGTGTCGGATGTGCCGATGCTGCCGTTCTACATCTACTACTCCATGTTCGGCTTCCAGCGCGTGGGCGACATCGCCTGGCAGGCAGCGGACATGCGTACCCGCGGCTTCCTGCTCGGTGGCACCGCCGGCCGCACCACGCTCAACGGCGAAGGCCTGCAGCACGAAGACGGCTTCAGCCAGGTCATCGCCGGCTCCATCCCGAACGTGCGTAGCTACGACCCGACCTTCGGTTTCGAAGTCACCGTCATCATGCAGCACGGCATGAAGGCGATGATGGAAGACCAGATCGACGAGTACTACTACATCACCCTGATGAACGAGAACTACGCTCACCCCGGCATGCCGGATGGCGCAGCCGAGGGCATCATCAAGGGCATGTACCTGCTCAAGGACGCCGGCAAGCCCAAGAAGGGCGAGCTGCGCGTGCAGCTGCTGGGCAGCGGCACCATCCTGCGCGAAGCCATTGCCGCGGCCGAGCTGCTGGACAAGGACTTCGGCGTCACCGCCGACATCTGGTCCTGCCCCAGCCTCAACGAAGTGCGCCGCGACGGCTACGCCGTCGAGCGCTGGAACCGCCTGCACCCGGAGGCCGAACAGCGCAAGCCCTACGTCACACAGCTGCTGGAAGGCCGCCAGGGCCCGGCCATCGCCGCCACCGACTACGTGCGCGCCTTCGCCGACCAGATTCGCGCCTTCGTCCCGATGACCTACACCGTGCTCGGCACGGATGGGTTCGGTCGCTCGGATACGCGTGCCAACCTGCGCCGGTTCTTCGAGGTGGATCGTTACTACATCGCGCATGCGGCGATTGCCGCGCTGGCGAAGGATGGCAAGATGACGGGCAAGGATGTGGCCAGGGCGATCAAGCAGTACAAGATTGATCCTGAGAAGGCGAATCCTGTTGGGGTTTGA
- a CDS encoding SpoIIE family protein phosphatase — protein MRVLLAATAVLVVLLSVLGTVFYLGARAELVEAARVEVDGLTEQTARSLAAMLDSVQVSGRTLAASSGAVGLQPFNLRALLLATLSGDPDIGAARLIIEPRTQKAGDTGFVWYVHRNGTRVLEKSVQDLGYDYRAMPWYLRTQREGRAWWSEPYLNTNGGNELYTSYNLPLRRPGDAPDAPPVGMVSADLPLRHLREIIDQLPRDIGIRPMLLSPEGMLVFSPDPALDLHTTLDRYVARSRPDLAPLQRAMAAGQPISFSHTAPDGERFLTHSAAVGHSGWTFVLSASEGYVLSGLNWLAAWVAAAALVGAGVWWWLMVRITRKLTRPIEELTDTAEHFRRGEFEYPLRHIERNDEVGVMARAFDSARDAIRHHIAEIGEMTAARERMHSELQIAREIQQAMLPSGRTFDRASSHLETCAWLEPAKAVGGDFYHFVETEPGLLWFVVGDVSDKGVPAALFMARAVSVLEIAARRHTRPDGILIAASTRLAENNDTCMFATVLCGLINVVSGDYWLASAGHEPPLLIDIDGKASALTLETGPPLGIEPQASFPVLQGRMTAGQTLLGYTDGVTEAMDEHGASYGLERLLATLHPRRSAAAQCKAVIANIARFTGNAEPYDDITLLAIRLRQEHAGRVAETGRGVPGKATSP, from the coding sequence ATGCGCGTATTGCTCGCCGCCACCGCGGTACTGGTGGTGTTGCTGAGCGTGCTGGGCACGGTGTTCTACCTGGGCGCGCGCGCGGAACTGGTGGAAGCGGCGCGCGTGGAAGTGGACGGTTTGACCGAGCAGACCGCGCGCAGCCTAGCGGCGATGCTGGATTCGGTGCAGGTGAGCGGGCGCACGCTGGCGGCCAGCAGCGGCGCAGTGGGGCTGCAGCCGTTCAACCTGCGCGCGTTGTTGCTGGCCACGCTCAGTGGCGACCCGGATATCGGTGCGGCGCGCCTGATCATCGAACCGCGAACGCAAAAAGCCGGCGATACCGGGTTTGTCTGGTACGTGCATCGCAACGGCACGCGCGTGCTGGAGAAATCGGTGCAGGACCTGGGCTACGACTATCGCGCGATGCCGTGGTACCTGCGCACCCAGCGCGAAGGCCGCGCGTGGTGGTCCGAGCCGTACCTCAACACCAATGGCGGCAACGAGCTGTACACCAGTTACAACCTGCCGCTGCGGCGGCCGGGCGATGCGCCGGATGCGCCGCCGGTGGGAATGGTGAGTGCGGATCTGCCGTTGCGGCATCTGCGCGAGATCATCGACCAGTTGCCGCGCGATATCGGTATCCGGCCGATGCTGTTGTCGCCGGAAGGCATGCTGGTGTTCAGCCCGGATCCGGCGCTGGATCTGCACACCACGCTCGATCGCTATGTGGCGCGTTCGCGGCCGGATCTGGCGCCGTTGCAGCGTGCGATGGCGGCCGGCCAGCCGATCTCTTTCTCGCATACTGCGCCCGACGGCGAGCGTTTTTTGACCCATAGCGCGGCAGTCGGGCACAGCGGCTGGACGTTTGTGCTGTCGGCCTCGGAAGGCTATGTGCTGTCTGGCCTGAACTGGCTGGCGGCATGGGTGGCTGCGGCGGCATTGGTGGGCGCGGGCGTGTGGTGGTGGCTGATGGTGCGGATCACGCGCAAGTTGACGCGACCGATCGAGGAATTGACCGACACCGCCGAGCACTTCCGTCGTGGCGAGTTCGAGTACCCGTTACGGCACATCGAGCGCAATGACGAAGTGGGCGTGATGGCGCGCGCCTTCGACAGCGCACGCGATGCGATCCGCCACCATATCGCCGAGATCGGCGAGATGACCGCCGCACGCGAACGCATGCACAGCGAGCTGCAGATTGCGCGCGAGATCCAGCAGGCGATGCTGCCCTCCGGGCGCACCTTCGACCGTGCGAGTTCGCATCTGGAAACCTGCGCCTGGCTGGAGCCGGCCAAGGCGGTGGGCGGCGACTTCTACCACTTCGTCGAAACCGAGCCGGGGCTGCTGTGGTTCGTGGTCGGCGATGTGTCCGACAAGGGCGTGCCGGCGGCGTTGTTCATGGCGCGCGCGGTCAGCGTGCTGGAAATCGCCGCGCGCCGGCACACGCGCCCGGACGGCATCCTGATCGCCGCCTCCACGCGACTGGCCGAGAACAACGACACCTGCATGTTCGCCACCGTGCTGTGCGGGCTGATCAATGTGGTGAGCGGCGACTACTGGCTGGCCAGCGCCGGGCACGAGCCGCCGTTGCTGATCGACATCGACGGCAAGGCATCTGCGCTGACGCTGGAAACCGGCCCGCCACTGGGGATCGAACCGCAGGCATCGTTCCCGGTACTGCAGGGCCGGATGACCGCTGGGCAGACCTTGTTGGGGTACACCGACGGGGTGACCGAGGCGATGGACGAGCACGGCGCCAGCTACGGGCTGGAGCGGCTGCTCGCCACGCTGCACCCGCGCCGTAGTGCCGCGGCGCAGTGCAAGGCAGTGATCGCCAACATCGCGCGCTTTACCGGCAACGCCGAGCCATACGACGACATCACCCTGCTGGCGATCCGGCTGCGTCAGGAGCATGCTGGACGGGTCGCAGAGACCGGCCGGGGCGTCCCCGGAAAGGCAACCAGCCCATGA
- a CDS encoding RNA-directed DNA polymerase, with protein MKSFEGWAAVSIHDLLIAYRKAKADCFFEHTFPAASKFAKYEESLLDNLQSLLNKLQANGDISSIPGILGRYRLVPKKLQVIKKKTPSASGHVHFSDVRRNFENIKRTHDVVPDFRIIGDLPVDAHVLSALWINFIGHKLDAALESSCYGARLRRIRPDVEDADDFHIRAIGSFPPYFQAYQRWRSDGLNAIRYELERDKKVVAVSLDLKSYYHTVDPGAIALPALIEELGVSLNEFEAEFNAGFGRYLSAWSEGARKFGLEISPSAAEIRGGLVIGLTASRVISNVFLAKWDRLIKEKLAPIHYGRYVDDMFLVIRDTGLINSDLELMEYLAKAVGQDVLKAIGDGGFWEIDLGQDILGSSRISLQANKQKLFILQGGAGLDLLDSIESEINSLSSEHRLMPSPDEIESSPAARVLSAAGVVGDSADTLRRADGLTIRRLSWALQLRHVETLARDLPLGQWTDQRKQFYEFAHNHILRPDTLFAHISYIPRLLGFAISMDEWSAARVIAEKSYGAIDDLAVAVPEGARAILNGVEIASSTAVWAAVRNSLTLQFADSLVRFISPEDLLINKMPKESSLLELIALELATYGNPSGEDGLAIGSGFRDLAISVALADLAKVPFKRMLLNRSTSRLIRSVKEGSEAAVIMQIAQSSIFKVDVVQEFLTLTRKSRLRPASYAEGEVESLFSYIFPTRPFTPTEISELAPACVDPNLANMENGTPAKIWAKYTSALRGVWVRPTLIANENESPDVDSRKKRGSRFFRIGTFSKEKVVVALPSIETADSDWAAMACGKGNLSSSRYGAISEIVNKAIKLAVRPDYLIFPELSLPIEWVDSVASRLGSAGISLVAGTEYRHISRSVVHSEACLVLTDNRLGFPSFSKIWQPKLEPAVNEDKDLQAVHGKQWKIFGDTYKKIQSKKRTVYIHNGVHLGIMVCSELQNSRSRVSFQGSVDALFVLCWNPDLDTFASLVESAALDIHAYTVLVNNRKYGDSRIRVPAKKSFDRDLARVRGGDNDFLVAATLDVASLRHFQSRAKRWPSPQDKYKPVPEGFKLIKTRRKLPAS; from the coding sequence ATGAAGAGTTTCGAGGGTTGGGCTGCAGTATCAATTCATGATTTACTGATAGCCTATAGAAAAGCGAAGGCGGACTGCTTCTTTGAGCACACATTTCCAGCCGCCTCCAAGTTTGCGAAGTATGAAGAGAGTCTCCTTGATAATCTTCAGTCGCTACTAAATAAGCTCCAGGCTAATGGCGATATATCTAGCATCCCTGGAATTTTGGGGCGATATCGACTAGTTCCTAAAAAGCTCCAAGTCATAAAGAAGAAAACCCCTAGTGCTAGCGGCCATGTGCATTTCTCAGATGTGCGGAGAAATTTTGAGAATATAAAAAGAACTCATGATGTAGTTCCAGATTTCAGGATAATAGGTGATTTGCCAGTTGATGCGCATGTGTTATCTGCGCTCTGGATTAACTTCATAGGGCATAAGCTCGATGCGGCACTTGAGTCGTCTTGTTATGGGGCTCGACTGCGTAGGATTCGGCCAGACGTTGAAGATGCGGACGATTTTCACATTCGTGCGATTGGATCTTTTCCGCCATATTTCCAGGCATACCAGCGTTGGCGTTCAGATGGGCTAAATGCAATTAGGTATGAGCTTGAACGCGATAAAAAGGTGGTTGCCGTATCGCTAGATCTGAAAAGCTATTATCACACAGTGGATCCGGGGGCTATTGCGCTACCCGCGCTTATAGAAGAACTTGGAGTTTCCCTTAATGAATTCGAAGCGGAGTTTAATGCTGGGTTTGGACGCTACTTGTCGGCTTGGTCGGAAGGTGCTCGCAAGTTTGGATTGGAGATATCTCCTTCTGCGGCTGAAATTCGTGGCGGCTTAGTGATTGGGCTCACTGCAAGTCGCGTTATCTCTAACGTATTTCTGGCAAAGTGGGATCGTCTGATTAAAGAAAAACTAGCACCGATCCACTATGGTCGTTACGTTGATGACATGTTCTTGGTTATCCGAGATACGGGCCTTATAAATAGCGACCTAGAGCTGATGGAGTACCTTGCCAAGGCTGTTGGTCAAGACGTCCTCAAAGCCATAGGAGACGGGGGCTTCTGGGAGATTGATTTGGGCCAAGATATCCTTGGATCGTCGAGGATTTCGCTGCAAGCAAATAAGCAAAAGCTTTTCATTCTACAGGGGGGCGCTGGACTGGACTTGCTGGACAGCATCGAAAGCGAAATAAATTCTTTGTCGAGTGAGCATCGTTTGATGCCTTCACCTGATGAAATTGAAAGTTCGCCAGCGGCACGTGTTCTGTCGGCAGCCGGCGTTGTGGGCGACAGTGCGGACACTTTAAGACGCGCAGATGGTCTGACAATAAGAAGGCTTAGTTGGGCGCTTCAGCTTAGGCATGTGGAAACGTTGGCACGAGATCTCCCCCTGGGTCAATGGACTGATCAGCGAAAGCAGTTCTACGAATTTGCACACAATCACATATTAAGACCGGATACCTTATTTGCTCATATCAGCTACATCCCAAGGTTGCTCGGATTTGCTATTTCCATGGATGAATGGTCCGCAGCTAGGGTCATAGCCGAAAAATCGTATGGTGCAATTGACGATCTTGCAGTGGCCGTGCCGGAAGGTGCGCGAGCGATCCTTAATGGAGTTGAGATCGCCAGTTCTACCGCTGTCTGGGCAGCTGTAAGAAACTCACTTACGTTACAGTTCGCAGATTCTTTGGTGAGATTTATTTCTCCTGAAGATCTGCTGATCAATAAGATGCCAAAAGAAAGCTCGCTGCTTGAGCTTATTGCGTTGGAGCTTGCAACATATGGTAATCCCAGTGGCGAGGATGGGTTGGCAATTGGTAGTGGCTTTCGAGATCTGGCCATTTCTGTGGCTCTAGCTGATCTTGCCAAAGTTCCGTTCAAGAGAATGCTGCTCAATAGATCAACAAGCAGGCTTATTAGGTCTGTAAAAGAAGGATCTGAGGCCGCAGTTATTATGCAAATTGCGCAGTCGAGCATTTTTAAAGTCGATGTCGTGCAAGAGTTTTTAACGCTAACCCGCAAATCTAGGTTGCGTCCAGCTAGTTATGCTGAGGGTGAGGTTGAAAGTTTATTCTCTTACATATTTCCTACTCGGCCTTTTACCCCTACTGAAATCTCAGAGTTGGCTCCAGCATGTGTTGATCCAAATTTAGCGAATATGGAGAATGGAACTCCGGCCAAGATTTGGGCAAAATATACAAGTGCTCTCAGGGGTGTATGGGTCCGACCAACTCTAATCGCTAATGAGAATGAGAGCCCAGATGTCGATAGCCGGAAAAAACGAGGATCTAGATTCTTTAGGATAGGAACTTTCAGCAAAGAGAAGGTCGTTGTCGCATTACCGAGTATTGAAACGGCCGATAGTGATTGGGCTGCCATGGCATGCGGAAAAGGGAATTTATCTTCATCAAGGTATGGTGCGATCTCCGAGATTGTTAATAAAGCAATAAAGCTTGCAGTGCGTCCGGATTACTTAATATTTCCTGAACTTTCGCTTCCAATTGAGTGGGTCGATAGTGTGGCGTCGCGACTTGGATCCGCGGGGATCAGCTTGGTGGCGGGAACGGAATATCGCCACATATCTCGGAGTGTGGTTCACAGCGAGGCTTGTCTGGTGCTGACTGATAATAGGTTGGGTTTCCCATCTTTCTCCAAGATTTGGCAGCCAAAGCTTGAGCCCGCCGTCAACGAGGATAAAGACTTGCAAGCTGTGCATGGAAAGCAATGGAAGATATTCGGCGATACCTACAAGAAGATTCAATCAAAGAAAAGGACTGTTTATATCCATAATGGCGTCCACCTCGGCATAATGGTTTGCTCAGAGCTGCAAAACAGTCGCAGCCGTGTCTCTTTTCAAGGGTCGGTCGATGCGCTGTTTGTTTTATGTTGGAATCCGGACCTTGATACGTTCGCGTCGCTAGTCGAGTCCGCCGCGCTAGATATTCATGCTTACACGGTGCTCGTCAATAATAGAAAATATGGTGACAGTAGAATTCGAGTGCCTGCTAAAAAGTCTTTCGATCGAGATCTGGCGAGAGTCCGCGGGGGCGACAATGATTTCCTTGTTGCAGCAACTTTAGATGTTGCGTCACTTAGGCACTTTCAAAGTAGAGCCAAGCGATGGCCGAGTCCGCAAGATAAATATAAGCCGGTACCCGAGGGGTTTAAGTTGATCAAAACAAGAAGAAAACTTCCTGCGAGCTGA
- a CDS encoding glycosyl hydrolase 53 family protein: MRIFRTGYSRLLLVLLLGLVSAGAGAQGIAKGADVSWLNQQAAANPPQVFRDAAGKTTDFIKLFKDVGGNAVRLRVWVNPPGGWNDGRDTLDKAKRAAAQGMRIMIDFHYSDTWADPDDQHRPAAWAGHSVAQLNTDVYSHTQGILKYLKDNGITVSWVQVGNEINAGMFCDKCTQPVNFANVAQFINSGYNATKAVYPNAKVIVHLANGYDNANFRWFFDSLRSAGGKWDVIGMSHYPKASSWQQTNGQLDTNMRDMISRYGSDVIVAEVGMDWQQAATTRAMLTNLLSRSNAIGSRVLGVFYWEPNAYPGWQGYTLGAVNNNGQLTEALQAF; encoded by the coding sequence ATGCGCATTTTTCGTACCGGGTACAGCCGTTTGCTACTGGTGCTGTTGCTGGGGCTTGTCAGTGCCGGTGCCGGCGCGCAAGGCATCGCCAAGGGCGCCGATGTCAGCTGGCTCAACCAGCAGGCTGCAGCCAACCCGCCGCAGGTGTTTCGCGATGCGGCAGGTAAGACCACCGACTTCATCAAGCTGTTCAAGGATGTGGGCGGTAATGCGGTGCGCCTGCGCGTGTGGGTGAACCCGCCTGGCGGCTGGAACGACGGCCGCGACACGCTCGACAAGGCCAAGCGCGCCGCCGCGCAGGGCATGCGCATCATGATCGACTTCCATTACAGCGACACCTGGGCAGACCCTGACGATCAGCACCGCCCGGCGGCCTGGGCCGGCCACTCCGTTGCCCAGCTCAACACCGACGTGTACAGCCACACCCAGGGCATCCTCAAGTACCTCAAGGACAACGGCATCACCGTCAGCTGGGTGCAGGTGGGCAACGAGATCAACGCCGGCATGTTCTGCGACAAGTGCACGCAGCCGGTGAACTTCGCCAACGTGGCGCAGTTCATCAACAGCGGCTACAACGCCACCAAGGCGGTGTACCCCAATGCCAAGGTCATCGTGCATCTGGCCAACGGCTACGACAACGCCAACTTCCGCTGGTTCTTCGACAGCCTGCGCTCGGCCGGCGGCAAGTGGGACGTCATCGGCATGTCGCATTACCCAAAGGCCAGCAGCTGGCAGCAAACCAACGGGCAGCTGGACACCAACATGCGCGACATGATCAGCCGCTACGGCAGCGACGTGATCGTGGCCGAGGTCGGCATGGACTGGCAGCAGGCCGCCACCACCCGCGCCATGCTCACCAACCTGCTCAGCCGCAGCAACGCCATCGGCTCGCGCGTGCTCGGCGTGTTCTATTGGGAACCCAACGCCTACCCGGGCTGGCAGGGCTACACCTTGGGCGCAGTCAACAACAACGGCCAGCTGACCGAAGCGCTGCAGGCGTTCTGA
- a CDS encoding ATP-binding protein has protein sequence MKFDLAIAPSLAQLAGANDALEDSLTREGLHAERIGQIRLIVEELGCNALTHGQCTEQPLRLQLQLDPQALVLEMHDPGTAFDPCAAPMPDVTSELDDRQIGGLGLFLVHQFADHIDYRRDGAYNIVRVTLLHPYAPVPEALS, from the coding sequence ATGAAGTTCGATCTGGCCATTGCACCGTCGCTGGCCCAGCTGGCCGGCGCCAACGACGCGCTGGAAGACTCGCTCACCCGCGAGGGCCTGCACGCCGAACGTATCGGCCAGATCCGGCTGATCGTGGAAGAGCTGGGCTGCAACGCACTCACCCACGGGCAATGCACCGAACAGCCGCTGCGCCTGCAACTGCAACTGGACCCGCAGGCACTGGTATTGGAAATGCACGACCCCGGCACTGCGTTCGACCCGTGCGCTGCACCAATGCCCGATGTGACAAGCGAGCTCGACGATCGCCAGATCGGCGGTTTGGGCTTGTTTCTGGTGCATCAGTTCGCCGATCACATCGACTACCGCCGCGATGGTGCATACAACATCGTGCGCGTCACCCTGCTGCACCCGTACGCCCCTGTCCCCGAGGCTTTGTCATGA
- a CDS encoding SymE family type I addiction module toxin — MTRRRPPTTSASALPTRTRARPAPPKRVQWVVVEPDRTKLPPMLPPDPDASPQGPGTLHAPRRARRPRQCTVSYTHYPGAHDHAGDQHVPHVRLSGLWLEQLGFAIGTKLRITASEGQLLMEVLPPAEVPARARSVRR; from the coding sequence ATGACACGCCGCCGCCCACCCACGACATCTGCCAGCGCACTGCCCACCCGCACGCGTGCGCGCCCCGCGCCGCCCAAGCGGGTGCAGTGGGTCGTTGTGGAACCCGACCGCACTAAGCTGCCACCGATGCTGCCGCCCGACCCGGACGCCTCCCCGCAAGGCCCCGGCACGCTACACGCACCCCGTCGCGCCCGCCGCCCGCGCCAATGCACCGTCAGCTACACCCATTACCCCGGCGCCCACGACCACGCCGGCGACCAGCACGTGCCCCACGTCCGCCTCAGCGGTCTATGGCTGGAACAACTGGGCTTTGCCATCGGCACCAAGCTGCGCATCACCGCCAGTGAAGGACAGCTGCTGATGGAGGTGTTGCCGCCAGCGGAGGTGCCGGCCAGGGCGCGCAGTGTGCGGCGATGA